The segment ACACACCGTGGACTTAAAGAGGACAACATGAAAGACGTGGCCGAATTCATTAAAGCAGTAGTTATGGATAATAAGGATGTAACAGATGATGTAACCGAATATATGAGTAACTACACAACCGTACACTATGCATTTGATGAAGGTGCTGAAGGTTACGACTACATTGAATTTTAAATAAAAACAAGTAAATAAAGGGTTTTAACAACCTTCTTATCCAATTCTTTTTTTGGTATGGATTCTTCTGGGAGGTTATCTAAAATATGTTAAATATTGTCAGAAGAAATCTAGGCAGATTATTTAAGTTATCAATATTTCTCTTTTTAGAGGTATTGTTGTTTTTTATCATTAACAATTATTTTTCACTGATTACAATCACCGACTTCAAAACAACATTCATGATAATTGTTTTTCTATCAATTTTAAATGCAATATTATGGCCGACAATATCATATATTTCACTGAGATTTATTGTATTCACATTGGGCTTTGGAACATTTCTGATTGACGGGTTGCTGCTATGGCTCATGAGTAGTTATCTGGGCGGGTTTCAAATAAGTGGATGGTCACTCTTTCTAGTACCTCTGATAATAGGACTTATAAACTCCCTGCTATCAATACTTCTAAGCGTTGACATGGATGAATCATATTATCAGCGTATTTTAAGAAATCAATTAAACAATGATAAAATCAGTAAAAAGGATGGATATCTCTTTATTGAAATTGATGGACTGGCAAAAGATGTTTTAACTGATGCAATAGATAATGGACATATGCCTCATCTGAAACGATTGCTTGAATCCACACATAAATTATTATCCTGGCAGACAGATTTATCCAGTCAAACCAGTGCATCACAGGCAGGAATATTACATGGAAACAATGAAAATATAGTGGCATTCCGTTGGGTTGAAAAGGAAAATGATAACAGGATAATATCATCAAACTCCTTGGCCGATGCAGGTAAAATAGAAAAAAGAATATCAAACAAGAAAGGACTATTGTCAGATCATGGAGCAAGTAGAAGTAACCTATTTTCAGGTGATGCAGAGGATTATCTTTTAACCTACAGCAAGCTTAAGAATTTCTATTCCAAATCATGGTATTATCTGTATTCAACGCCATATTTCATTGCCAGGTTGTTATTATTGTTCGCATTTGATATGCTGATGGAAGTAACCTCAAGGATAAGACAACTCATTACCAATAAAAAGCCACGTATGCATAGGGGACTTAAATATTTCATTGCAAGGGCGGGGGCAAATGTCGTGATGAGAGAAGCATCAACATACTCATTGATAGGGGATATATATTCAGGTAAATATAACGTGATATACTCGACATACATGGGTTATGATGAAATAGCACATCACTCTGGTATAAGGGATTTTGATTCATTCTATGCATTAAAACAGATTGATAAACAGTTTAAGCACATACTTTATGCTATTGATCATTCAAATCGAAAATATAATATTGTAATTTTATCTGATCATGGACAATCACAGGGGCCAACATTCAAACAGAAATATGATAAGACATTGGATGATTTGGTTCAAGAAAACATACCTGAAACAATGAAAATCCACAGTATACTTCATTCAAATGATGATCACCTGCTTGAGACGATAAAACTTAAGTCATACATGAAATATAATAAGCAAAGAATCACTAAAAAAATCGACAACACCAAAGACAATATCGCCGGGCGTA is part of the Methanosphaera sp. BMS genome and harbors:
- a CDS encoding phage holin family protein codes for the protein MLNIVRRNLGRLFKLSIFLFLEVLLFFIINNYFSLITITDFKTTFMIIVFLSILNAILWPTISYISLRFIVFTLGFGTFLIDGLLLWLMSSYLGGFQISGWSLFLVPLIIGLINSLLSILLSVDMDESYYQRILRNQLNNDKISKKDGYLFIEIDGLAKDVLTDAIDNGHMPHLKRLLESTHKLLSWQTDLSSQTSASQAGILHGNNENIVAFRWVEKENDNRIISSNSLADAGKIEKRISNKKGLLSDHGASRSNLFSGDAEDYLLTYSKLKNFYSKSWYYLYSTPYFIARLLLLFAFDMLMEVTSRIRQLITNKKPRMHRGLKYFIARAGANVVMREASTYSLIGDIYSGKYNVIYSTYMGYDEIAHHSGIRDFDSFYALKQIDKQFKHILYAIDHSNRKYNIVILSDHGQSQGPTFKQKYDKTLDDLVQENIPETMKIHSILHSNDDHLLETIKLKSYMKYNKQRITKKIDNTKDNIAGRIDNTKDSIANRLDNSVENITERVDSSRQQLSNIKIKARNKLPIDEFKNKKVLIKGNEPIMDKLNKINDEYSLDVDLNNDEVITKNEAQSIVLASGNLGLIYFTDWGGRMTYEQIEDAFPNLITTLANHPGIGFVLVKSALYGSIVLSDDNVYYLDDNKLVGEDFLKVYGKNIIKQLKRTDKFKHVPDILVNSTYDVENDEVYAFEELIGSHGGAGGSQQQPFILCPRDWSDPGEIFGAQKVYKFFKENINRK